In Trichoplusia ni isolate ovarian cell line Hi5 chromosome 2, tn1, whole genome shotgun sequence, the DNA window TGTGAGAACCGGCTCTGATCCTCATTGTGTATCCGTTTTAGTTCCCTAATGTGAAGATTTCTTTCTCTCTCTAATTTTTCCATTTCTAGCTGCAAATCTGCGTCTTCCTTTTTAAGTGCACTCTGTCTCAGCTGAAACAAGTTATGGTTCTTGTTTAATAATTGAACCAGTTgcagaataaacaaaaaaggtccttgacatttttaagattttacaaaaatagtcattttattataatacaggtTTTTCACTTAGCAACTCAATACACAATCGGTTGCAGACCAACATAATACaactttctttttgtattgaaagtgtttaaatattgaaatagggATCCAATACAAAAGTGAGAAAGTTTTGTAAGGTACTGTCGAAAAAACGACTAACGACTCTCGTATCTGTACGTCAAACAGTGAAATAGCTTATCTCCTGTCATAGtgttgaatacaaaaatattttaaggttgGCCGGCATCTCATAAAACTTGCATgatgaatatatttatagtattcaTCAAAAAATTATACACATGTCGGATAAGTTACAGAGCGTagatatatttgcaaaataGGTACAATGCGTGTTAGATcaggtaaaaaaaattgaataaaatgtagTGTTTGTGACCTATACAAACAAGGCCTCaggcaaataattaaaattaagaaaagtaaaattgatGTTTCTTTCTTCTATCTATGAAAGTtaacttttagttttttagcTGCTCGGCTTGGAGGGTTTGAGAGCAGTATCTGAGGTGATCCTTACCTTTAATATTTCATCAGCTTCATAATACTCCTGATAGGTCATGCTGGGCAGCGGGTCGGGCTTGAGGAAGGTGGGCGCGTCGGTCCCGTTGTGCAGCGGCGAGGGCTGCGGCGTGCTGGGCGCGGCGCTGGACGAGCGCttgccgcgcccgccgccgccctcgTTGTTCACCGGCCGCTTTTTGAACAATAACTTTTTCTGTCGAtctatttcttctttttctgcTGTTATTTCTTCTTGCCGCCTGgtgatataaacaaaatataaataataacaccaGTACTTGGATTCTACGAGATTTTCTAGGTATCTAACTTACTTGCATAAGAGTACATGATATTGGCATGTTAGAAGTTTACATTACTATAAATtcgaaacaaaaacttaaatggGATATTCTGTtaactcaaaatatatttcatgaaCACTTTCTTTCTAACACATTAGGCCACttatcaatgaaaataatttgatgtcCTTATGAGTAATTTAGAgcgaaatataatataaacttatgGCTGTGACCTAAAGAGGcaacattacaatttaaaatgtttatcctGTATGCAATAATGCTTATTGGTACTAAATGGCAAATAAGTTTACATGAAGTCTGTCAAAAAACCTTAGACAGTATTTACACTTGGAAAAACAAACCTACCTTGTTAATTCTTGAAATGCATATCCATCAGTCCAATTCTCTTGAAACGTAGCGCCGACACGCTGTGTAACAAACTGGCCAAGCCTCAGTCGATTCTGCATGCACCTCTGTCGAGCCTCTTTCTTCTCAATAGTACTTTTCTCATTTAAGAGTTTTTTAACAACATCTATACATTTATTGATGTGTGATTTATGTTGCTCTATTACCTGGAAGAATAACAACACATTAAATCTGTAACTTCTaactctttgatttttttttttttttatgatgaatgTATGTAATACCTTGCTCTGTGCTTGCACTTGATGTTTCAATTCTTCATTAGTTCTTGTTAAttcttctattttattatttcttagtTCTAAATCAGAAGATGCTTGAGTTTCTAACTCCTGTATCCTCTGACACGTCAGTTCCGTTTGAACCTAGAGACAGAGACATTAAACGtcgttaataatatattaagaacAGTAAATAAGTAAGTTAATTAGTGGAGAGAAAGTATTCTACCTGTTTAACAGTAGTGTGGGGTCGTTGCTGCGATGCCGAACGTAAAAAATCGGCACCAGAAGGCAGTAACGACGAGGGTGACGGTGGGTACTGGAATAATGTCATGATTTTAATATAGACTTTCtcttaatacaaataatcttattttaagGTATGTATTACGTATTATCTCAGTGTAATACTTGGATAGTGATATATTTACTCAGGATTAAGGTAGTTTCTAGGTTGATttcctaaattaaaatattcccaTACCCATAAGATTTATTTccaagtaatataaaattactattatccAATAAGGAAAGTGAGTAGTTTTAATAACTTCTTAATGAGTCATGAGCTAGTCCAACACAGATTCCAACCTTAAGcattaaatttattagtattttatgtgaaaaaatCTGGTCATAGCAAGGTAACCTTCTATGCTGTACATCTTATTGGTCTTCAGAACATTAAATGAGCaggaaaacatttattcatgGCAGACATCAAGTGACTACTAATATACCTCCAGAACATTTGTCACATACATTCCACTCAGTTTGTTAAATTAGAAAAtcagcataaaaataaatatatttaccataGGATAATTAGCGCCCTGCGGCGAAGGTGACTTCGCACCAGCATGCCTGACAGGACTGGATGAGGGGTGTTTTGAGAAGTATTCCCTAATGTTTTTGTCTGATGAGTTATGCCGCTGCTTACCACCCCCACCCCCACCGCCGCCAACGCCTTCTTCTCCTGAAATAAGTTACAATCCTTATTAATACATGATTATTGACCATACAAGGCTTTTGTGGAAACAGGTGCTGTTATGAACACCAAGTAAagcaagtaaataatttatcaaacattTGGCTACATAAATAATCACTTTAACATAAAGTAATAGTTTTCTATCTCCGTAAAAGATCttgtattaaatatatcaatctgttatatcttattttaattcaatcttaggtcaattaaaatgaaatgaagttgAGTACATATTAATTTTCGATTTAAAAGTTATATGTGGTTAGAAACAAAGTACATTGTAATGTAAACATACCTTTTCGTTTTCTTTTCCTTTCTGGCATGGCTATAGTAGGTGTGGCACCACTCGGGGGCACTAGAGCAGTGCCAGGTGCAACAGTTGAGCCTCGCATAGCAGCAGACTTTTCTGGAGTTAAAGCATCAACTTCTTTATCGCTATGAGATGACCCTGTAAAGTGGTAAAATGGGTATTATTCTAACAACACAATCCATACAAATCATTAATAGAAAGGTTATTATAACATAGCTTAACGAGTCCAATATAAGATTGTATGAAGGACAATATGATATGATTaacaataagtatttttgtttaatatttaacaatattataatattacatttaaaaattgctATCAAGTGAAATCCTAAATGTCCCACACAAGTTGCAATAGGCTTGATCCTACTGCAAATGGACTTAAATTCTGACGTCTTTAGTCTGATGACAAGTAAAAGTGCAATAGCAGGCTTCTATCTAACCGTTGGGAGAAACAACTTGATGCAAGGGagtttgaaataacattttacttcAGCAATATTTATGACATACTGTCAAATAACATGAATTCACTGTTTGTTGTTTCTGCCAATGGTCTAAGAGTATTTTATCACAAGGTGGGAACACAGTAGGCCAATCTTACATACTCTAGAACTGCGAGGCTCGTCGTTTCAGTACAGTATAGGATTCAAATTGGTCAAATATTATGCATTCAATTTACTATAACTAATAAAgcttcattattatttgaatggATGGTAAATAACAAGAGTTATTAGCAAATAATAATCAGATAGTATGCATGCAGCAAATAAGTTCACAATAAAACCTAATTGTACAAGCGTCTTGGCCCAAAATCTTATATGTTTTActgtttacataaaataaaatctaataaacTTGCAGTGTggattttaaactaaatttcaagAGTTAATTCTTTTAACAGTAAGCCATATTTGATTGAGGTTGTggatattgttgtttgtttcacACTTTACATTTTAGTCACTTTGACAGATGTGTCAACAAATACTACATGTCTTTCTATAACTTAACACGTCAATTAAATCATGACCAGTTAACTCACTTTTTGACAAGGAGCTCAGTAGGCCGACGTGGTTTATGTTAGCTCCGCTTTTATAGTCATGCATTGTGGCACGCAATAGTCTCGGTTGTCGAGAAGAAAAACGGCACTTTCACGGTTCCTATCCGGCATCATATAcgataaatgacgtcacaatccTTCGTTTGATGACAGTTTTTCACACAAGTTAGTCCTCAAGAGTTTGTACAAAAGGTTAACCTTTGACGGCGAGCCGGCTTGAAGTAAACACTGAGAGCACTGATCACaaatcacaaatatttattgcacttTTATCACTAAATCACAATTTACCTGTGCTCATATTGGAGTCCTGATTGTGTAGAGGTTGCCCCGTGTTGACAGTGGTTTGTGGTGCCATCTGAATTTGTGACCCAGCTGACATCTGTAAAGAAAGATGGCGTCTTTACATATGACTCGCCCAGTTTCAATCCGTAATACTCTTGCTCTCACTTATTTAAACACAAAGCCACCTTTACTTACAAATTACGTGTAAGGAAAAGTATCcatatcaattattttactatttctcACTTCATCTAAATAACCTAACTAGTTTGACAAGTTGTAAACGAAATGCCAGTCGCGACAATCGGATACGCATCCGCGGGGAACGCAAGGGGGGTGGAGTGAGAGATCGTCACGAAGTTTGCTTcgaatgtaataataataacgacgGGCGAGGCGCCATTTTACAAGGATACAAGGCCAAAAGCATTGTTAAATCCAGTGAAAAATATTAGCCTGCAGTTGTACGTTAACCACAAAGtgtataaacattaaataattttactagctACCTGGTAGGTACGAAAGAACGTTGTGCGTTCACTCACATTCGCTCTGAGCTAGCTACAGGTCAACAGCCCGCGATTGCAATCGTGTTGTTGTTGACTACTTAATTCGATTTTTGCACTAAAGTTATGTAGGTAACTACGATTTCAGTTTTGAATGAACAGTTTAttgttagtttgtttaattaattattcactaGGAACTGAACATAAGAAATGGATACGAAATCGAGTTGACCGATTATTCCCGCAATGAGGTGGCGGTGGCGGTGTCGGCGGCGGGTGGCGGGCGGCGTGCCACCGACCGAACGAGTAGGTACGTGATATCGGCGCTCGTGCCCCACAACAAACTGCTTACTGGACGTGTTACGTAGGCGTCTGTGCCGACTGCGATGTACCAACATATAAACACAGATAGGACTACTATGCAGCCACTTCAATGTACGCAGATATATAGTTAGCTAGGTATAGTAGATAGGTATTCATTTTCAACCAAGTTCCACTGCGATAAACTGACCTACGTGAAAACGAAAAGCTacgttatataaataagtaaacgtgtaaataatgatattttatatgtatgaaatttaaaatcaaaattaagttaTGTTTAATTCAATAAACATCATTAATGCCGTAAATGTAAAAGAgttatgttgtttattattttctttaagtataattatgaTTAACATGGCGCCATTAATCCAAGTAGGTATTACttacataggtacctacattacAAACAGACAGGTAGGCAAGAGAGAACCTATTCCATCGATCCTCACAAGTGTACTTAACGTTTAAATAGGTCGTATATTTCGTAACTGTAgggatttattcaaattaaatgaccgacctattattatatttttgatacaagAATTTTATGGgaaatattagtaaaattttGCCGATATTAAGAAAGGTGCTTTGAGGCCAACAGATTAAAAACTGTAACGTTTCGT includes these proteins:
- the LOC113506245 gene encoding serine/threonine-protein kinase tousled-like 2 isoform X5, whose protein sequence is MSAGSQIQMAPQTTVNTGQPLHNQDSNMSTGSSHSDKEVDALTPEKSAAMRGSTVAPGTALVPPSGATPTIAMPERKRKRKGEEGVGGGGGGGGKQRHNSSDKNIREYFSKHPSSSPVRHAGAKSPSPQGANYPMYPPSPSSLLPSGADFLRSASQQRPHTTVKQVQTELTCQRIQELETQASSDLELRNNKIEELTRTNEELKHQVQAQSKVIEQHKSHINKCIDVVKKLLNEKSTIEKKEARQRCMQNRLRLGQFVTQRVGATFQENWTDGYAFQELTRRQEEITAEKEEIDRQKKLLFKKRPVNNEGGGGRGKRSSSAAPSTPQPSPLHNGTDAPTFLKPDPLPSMTYQEYYEADEILKLRQSALKKEDADLQLEMEKLERERNLHIRELKRIHNEDQSRFSQHPVLSERYLLLMLLGKGGFSEVHKAFDLREQRYTACKVHQLNKDWKEDKKANYIKHALREYNIHKALDHPRIVKLYDVFEIDGNSFCTVLEYCNGHDLDFYLKQHKTIPEREARSIVMQVVSALKYLNEIKPPVIHYDLKPGNILLTEGNVCGEIKITDFGLSKVMDEENYNPDHGMDLTSQGAGTYWYLPPECFVVGKNPPKISSKVDVWSVGVIFYQCLYGKKPFGHNQSQATILEENTILKATEVQFANKPTVSNEAKSFIRACLAYRKEERIDVFGLARHEYLQPPMPKSRGAGGGGGAGAGGSGGGGAAAGAFSSNMFGAGSSS
- the LOC113506245 gene encoding serine/threonine-protein kinase tousled-like 2 isoform X6, which gives rise to MHDYKSGANINHVGLLSSLSKRSSHSDKEVDALTPEKSAAMRGSTVAPGTALVPPSGATPTIAMPERKRKRKGEEGVGGGGGGGGKQRHNSSDKNIREYFSKHPSSSPVRHAGAKSPSPQGANYPMYPPSPSSLLPSGADFLRSASQQRPHTTVKQVQTELTCQRIQELETQASSDLELRNNKIEELTRTNEELKHQVQAQSKVIEQHKSHINKCIDVVKKLLNEKSTIEKKEARQRCMQNRLRLGQFVTQRVGATFQENWTDGYAFQELTRRQEEITAEKEEIDRQKKLLFKKRPVNNEGGGGRGKRSSSAAPSTPQPSPLHNGTDAPTFLKPDPLPSMTYQEYYEADEILKLRQSALKKEDADLQLEMEKLERERNLHIRELKRIHNEDQSRFSQHPVLSERYLLLMLLGKGGFSEVHKAFDLREQRYTACKVHQLNKDWKEDKKANYIKHALREYNIHKALDHPRIVKLYDVFEIDGNSFCTVLEYCNGHDLDFYLKQHKTIPEREARSIVMQVVSALKYLNEIKPPVIHYDLKPGNILLTEGNVCGEIKITDFGLSKVMDEENYNPDHGMDLTSQGAGTYWYLPPECFVVGKNPPKISSKVDVWSVGVIFYQCLYGKKPFGHNQSQATILEENTILKATEVQFANKPTVSNEAKSFIRACLAYRKEERIDVFGLARHEYLQPPMPKSRGAGGGGGAGAGGSGGGGAAAGAFSSNMFGAGSSS
- the LOC113506245 gene encoding serine/threonine-protein kinase tousled-like 2 isoform X2; translation: MTEKVLHPSAGVKMEHFQAALDPRKQELLEARFLGAKVSTREILVETRRPPEYKTMSAGSQIQMAPQTTVNTGQPLHNQDSNMSTGSSHSDKEVDALTPEKSAAMRGSTVAPGTALVPPSGATPTIAMPERKRKRKGEEGVGGGGGGGGKQRHNSSDKNIREYFSKHPSSSPVRHAGAKSPSPQGANYPMYPPSPSSLLPSGADFLRSASQQRPHTTVKQVQTELTCQRIQELETQASSDLELRNNKIEELTRTNEELKHQVQAQSKVIEQHKSHINKCIDVVKKLLNEKSTIEKKEARQRCMQNRLRLGQFVTQRVGATFQENWTDGYAFQELTRRQEEITAEKEEIDRQKKLLFKKRPVNNEGGGGRGKRSSSAAPSTPQPSPLHNGTDAPTFLKPDPLPSMTYQEYYEADEILKLRQSALKKEDADLQLEMEKLERERNLHIRELKRIHNEDQSRFSQHPVLSERYLLLMLLGKGGFSEVHKAFDLREQRYTACKVHQLNKDWKEDKKANYIKHALREYNIHKALDHPRIVKLYDVFEIDGNSFCTVLEYCNGHDLDFYLKQHKTIPEREARSIVMQVVSALKYLNEIKPPVIHYDLKPGNILLTEGNVCGEIKITDFGLSKVMDEENYNPDHGMDLTSQGAGTYWYLPPECFVVGKNPPKISSKVDVWSVGVIFYQCLYGKKPFGHNQSQATILEENTILKATEVQFANKPTVSNEAKSFIRACLAYRKEERIDVFGLARHEYLQPPMPKSRGAGGGGGAGAGGSGGGGAAAGAFSSNMFGAGSSS
- the LOC113506245 gene encoding serine/threonine-protein kinase tousled-like 2 isoform X1 — protein: MHFKESFAMSDRPTERGRRNSRCKGAGVKMEHFQAALDPRKQELLEARFLGAKVSTREILVETRRPPEYKTMSAGSQIQMAPQTTVNTGQPLHNQDSNMSTGSSHSDKEVDALTPEKSAAMRGSTVAPGTALVPPSGATPTIAMPERKRKRKGEEGVGGGGGGGGKQRHNSSDKNIREYFSKHPSSSPVRHAGAKSPSPQGANYPMYPPSPSSLLPSGADFLRSASQQRPHTTVKQVQTELTCQRIQELETQASSDLELRNNKIEELTRTNEELKHQVQAQSKVIEQHKSHINKCIDVVKKLLNEKSTIEKKEARQRCMQNRLRLGQFVTQRVGATFQENWTDGYAFQELTRRQEEITAEKEEIDRQKKLLFKKRPVNNEGGGGRGKRSSSAAPSTPQPSPLHNGTDAPTFLKPDPLPSMTYQEYYEADEILKLRQSALKKEDADLQLEMEKLERERNLHIRELKRIHNEDQSRFSQHPVLSERYLLLMLLGKGGFSEVHKAFDLREQRYTACKVHQLNKDWKEDKKANYIKHALREYNIHKALDHPRIVKLYDVFEIDGNSFCTVLEYCNGHDLDFYLKQHKTIPEREARSIVMQVVSALKYLNEIKPPVIHYDLKPGNILLTEGNVCGEIKITDFGLSKVMDEENYNPDHGMDLTSQGAGTYWYLPPECFVVGKNPPKISSKVDVWSVGVIFYQCLYGKKPFGHNQSQATILEENTILKATEVQFANKPTVSNEAKSFIRACLAYRKEERIDVFGLARHEYLQPPMPKSRGAGGGGGAGAGGSGGGGAAAGAFSSNMFGAGSSS
- the LOC113506245 gene encoding serine/threonine-protein kinase tousled-like 2 isoform X3, producing the protein MHFKESFAMSDRPTERGRRNSRCKGAGVKMEHFQAALDPRKQELLEARFLGAKMSAGSQIQMAPQTTVNTGQPLHNQDSNMSTGSSHSDKEVDALTPEKSAAMRGSTVAPGTALVPPSGATPTIAMPERKRKRKGEEGVGGGGGGGGKQRHNSSDKNIREYFSKHPSSSPVRHAGAKSPSPQGANYPMYPPSPSSLLPSGADFLRSASQQRPHTTVKQVQTELTCQRIQELETQASSDLELRNNKIEELTRTNEELKHQVQAQSKVIEQHKSHINKCIDVVKKLLNEKSTIEKKEARQRCMQNRLRLGQFVTQRVGATFQENWTDGYAFQELTRRQEEITAEKEEIDRQKKLLFKKRPVNNEGGGGRGKRSSSAAPSTPQPSPLHNGTDAPTFLKPDPLPSMTYQEYYEADEILKLRQSALKKEDADLQLEMEKLERERNLHIRELKRIHNEDQSRFSQHPVLSERYLLLMLLGKGGFSEVHKAFDLREQRYTACKVHQLNKDWKEDKKANYIKHALREYNIHKALDHPRIVKLYDVFEIDGNSFCTVLEYCNGHDLDFYLKQHKTIPEREARSIVMQVVSALKYLNEIKPPVIHYDLKPGNILLTEGNVCGEIKITDFGLSKVMDEENYNPDHGMDLTSQGAGTYWYLPPECFVVGKNPPKISSKVDVWSVGVIFYQCLYGKKPFGHNQSQATILEENTILKATEVQFANKPTVSNEAKSFIRACLAYRKEERIDVFGLARHEYLQPPMPKSRGAGGGGGAGAGGSGGGGAAAGAFSSNMFGAGSSS
- the LOC113506245 gene encoding serine/threonine-protein kinase tousled-like 2 isoform X4, translated to MTEKVLHPSAGVKMEHFQAALDPRKQELLEARFLGAKMSAGSQIQMAPQTTVNTGQPLHNQDSNMSTGSSHSDKEVDALTPEKSAAMRGSTVAPGTALVPPSGATPTIAMPERKRKRKGEEGVGGGGGGGGKQRHNSSDKNIREYFSKHPSSSPVRHAGAKSPSPQGANYPMYPPSPSSLLPSGADFLRSASQQRPHTTVKQVQTELTCQRIQELETQASSDLELRNNKIEELTRTNEELKHQVQAQSKVIEQHKSHINKCIDVVKKLLNEKSTIEKKEARQRCMQNRLRLGQFVTQRVGATFQENWTDGYAFQELTRRQEEITAEKEEIDRQKKLLFKKRPVNNEGGGGRGKRSSSAAPSTPQPSPLHNGTDAPTFLKPDPLPSMTYQEYYEADEILKLRQSALKKEDADLQLEMEKLERERNLHIRELKRIHNEDQSRFSQHPVLSERYLLLMLLGKGGFSEVHKAFDLREQRYTACKVHQLNKDWKEDKKANYIKHALREYNIHKALDHPRIVKLYDVFEIDGNSFCTVLEYCNGHDLDFYLKQHKTIPEREARSIVMQVVSALKYLNEIKPPVIHYDLKPGNILLTEGNVCGEIKITDFGLSKVMDEENYNPDHGMDLTSQGAGTYWYLPPECFVVGKNPPKISSKVDVWSVGVIFYQCLYGKKPFGHNQSQATILEENTILKATEVQFANKPTVSNEAKSFIRACLAYRKEERIDVFGLARHEYLQPPMPKSRGAGGGGGAGAGGSGGGGAAAGAFSSNMFGAGSSS